From one Streptomyces mobaraensis genomic stretch:
- a CDS encoding GntR family transcriptional regulator, with protein sequence MCTAIRDDIVSGAFPPGSRLIEELLARRYGVSRVPVREALRTLASEGFVTTRRHAGACVAEPTEQEAADLLEVRALLEPLGAARAAQRRTEAHLKVLRGLVRLGRERARAGQPGELCPLGDWFDETLAQASGSPSLAALLTQVRRKIAWMYVPEPPARPVETWETHAALVDAVVRRDAGRARDIAAGRAGRAPGEFRFRRPVPASSALPAGVRKRAVHTAGAGM encoded by the coding sequence GTGTGCACGGCCATTCGCGACGACATCGTCTCCGGCGCCTTCCCGCCCGGAAGCCGGCTCATCGAGGAACTGCTCGCCCGCCGGTACGGCGTCTCGCGCGTCCCGGTGCGGGAGGCGCTGCGCACGCTGGCCTCCGAAGGCTTCGTGACCACGCGCCGGCACGCGGGCGCCTGCGTCGCCGAGCCGACCGAGCAGGAGGCGGCCGACCTGTTGGAGGTGCGGGCGCTGCTGGAGCCGCTGGGGGCCGCCCGGGCCGCGCAGCGGCGGACCGAGGCGCACCTGAAGGTGCTGCGCGGACTGGTCCGGCTGGGCCGGGAGCGCGCCCGCGCCGGGCAGCCGGGCGAGCTGTGCCCGCTGGGCGACTGGTTCGACGAGACGCTCGCCCAGGCGTCCGGCAGTCCCAGTCTGGCCGCGCTGCTCACCCAGGTGCGGCGCAAGATCGCCTGGATGTACGTGCCCGAGCCGCCCGCCCGGCCCGTGGAGACCTGGGAGACGCACGCCGCGCTGGTCGACGCGGTGGTCAGGAGGGACGCGGGGCGCGCCCGGGACATCGCCGCCGGGCGGGCCGGACGGGCCCCCGGGGAATTCCGGTTCCGGCGTCCGGTGCCGGCTTCTTCCGCGCTCCCGGCCGGCGTTCGGAAACGCGCCGTTCACACGGCGGGCGCCGGAATGTGA
- a CDS encoding M23 family metallopeptidase — MAFTRATGKHRRPSRAVRVGANVAGIATLSAAGVVAGVAAPAFAASPEEAPRMQDTGLTQAVVVSDHLADSVDEQAQMQRGVAEQDAATQKAEDAAKAQAALVKKRADEAKRKAEAERAEKERAAREEERKRLNTFVMPIAGSFVSTQYHASSGLWSSGSHTGVDFHAEEGTSVHAVGAGTVVEAGNGGAYGNNIVIKHNDGTYTQYGHLSSIGVSVGQTVTPGQQIGLSGSTGNVTGPHLHFEARTAPTYGSDIDPVAYLRAHGVAI; from the coding sequence ATGGCGTTCACCCGTGCCACCGGGAAGCACCGTCGTCCGAGCCGTGCCGTGCGAGTCGGCGCCAACGTCGCCGGCATAGCCACCCTGAGCGCCGCGGGCGTCGTCGCCGGTGTCGCCGCTCCGGCCTTCGCCGCCTCCCCGGAGGAGGCGCCCCGCATGCAGGACACCGGCCTCACCCAGGCCGTCGTCGTCTCCGACCACCTGGCCGACAGCGTGGACGAGCAGGCTCAGATGCAGCGCGGCGTCGCCGAGCAGGACGCCGCCACCCAGAAGGCCGAGGACGCCGCCAAGGCGCAGGCCGCCCTGGTCAAGAAGCGCGCCGACGAGGCCAAGCGCAAGGCCGAGGCCGAGCGTGCCGAGAAGGAGCGCGCGGCTCGCGAGGAGGAGCGCAAGCGCCTCAACACCTTCGTGATGCCGATCGCCGGCTCCTTCGTCTCCACCCAGTACCACGCCTCCAGCGGCCTGTGGTCCTCCGGCAGCCACACCGGCGTCGACTTCCACGCCGAGGAGGGCACCAGCGTCCACGCCGTGGGTGCCGGCACCGTCGTCGAGGCCGGCAACGGCGGCGCCTACGGCAACAACATCGTCATCAAGCACAACGACGGTACGTACACCCAGTACGGCCACCTCTCGTCGATCGGCGTGAGCGTCGGCCAGACCGTCACCCCCGGCCAGCAGATCGGCCTCTCCGGCTCCACCGGCAACGTCACCGGCCCGCACCTGCACTTCGAGGCCCGCACGGCGCCCACCTACGGCTCGGACATCGACCCGGTCGCGTACCTGCGCGCCCACGGCGTCGCCATCTGA
- a CDS encoding M16 family metallopeptidase, whose translation MQFHPQPLPGTATPWNFPAPGRDRLPNGLTVLRCHRPGQQVVAVEVSLAAPLEAEPAGLDGVATIMARAFSEGTDKLSAEDFTAELERCGATLDAHADHPGVRLSLEVPASRLTKALGLLADALRAPAFPDNEVERLVRNRLDEIPHELANPARRAAMALSAELFPADSRMSRPRQGTEETVERIDAASVRAFYEAHVRPATATAVIVGDLTGVDLDQALADTLGAWTGSPAEPRPVPPVSADDTGRVVIVDRPGAVQTQLLIGRVGADRHDSVWPAQVLGTYCLGGTLTSRLDRVLREEKGYTYGVRSFGQVLRSAPDGTGIAMLAISGSVDTPNTGPALADLWTVLRTLAAEGLTDAERDVAVQNLVGVAPLKYETAAAVAGTLADQVEQYLPDDFQARMYERLAQTGTVEATAAVVNAFPADRLVTVLVGDAAEIAEPVRTLGIGEVTVVSA comes from the coding sequence ATGCAGTTCCACCCGCAGCCCCTGCCGGGCACGGCCACCCCGTGGAACTTCCCGGCTCCCGGCCGCGACCGGCTGCCCAACGGCCTGACCGTGCTGCGCTGCCACCGCCCCGGCCAGCAGGTCGTCGCCGTCGAGGTCAGCCTCGCCGCGCCGCTGGAGGCCGAGCCGGCCGGCCTGGACGGCGTGGCCACGATCATGGCCCGCGCCTTCTCCGAGGGCACGGACAAGCTCAGCGCCGAGGACTTCACGGCCGAACTGGAGCGCTGCGGCGCCACCCTGGACGCCCACGCGGACCACCCCGGCGTCCGGCTCTCCCTGGAGGTCCCCGCCTCCCGGCTGACCAAGGCGCTGGGTCTGCTCGCCGACGCCCTGCGCGCCCCGGCCTTCCCCGACAACGAGGTCGAGCGCCTCGTCCGCAACCGCCTGGACGAGATCCCGCACGAGCTCGCCAACCCGGCCCGCCGGGCCGCCATGGCGCTCTCGGCCGAGCTCTTCCCGGCCGACTCGCGGATGTCCCGGCCCCGGCAGGGCACCGAGGAGACGGTCGAGCGCATCGACGCCGCCTCCGTACGGGCCTTCTACGAGGCGCACGTCCGCCCGGCCACCGCCACCGCGGTGATCGTGGGCGACCTGACCGGCGTCGACCTGGACCAGGCCCTGGCCGACACCCTCGGCGCCTGGACGGGCTCCCCGGCCGAACCCCGGCCCGTCCCGCCCGTCTCCGCCGACGACACCGGCCGCGTCGTCATCGTGGACCGCCCGGGCGCCGTCCAGACGCAGTTGCTCATCGGCCGCGTCGGCGCCGACCGGCACGACAGCGTCTGGCCCGCCCAGGTGCTCGGCACGTACTGCCTCGGCGGCACCCTGACCTCCCGTCTGGACCGCGTGCTGCGCGAGGAGAAGGGCTACACCTACGGCGTCCGCTCGTTCGGTCAGGTGCTGCGCTCCGCCCCCGACGGCACCGGCATCGCGATGCTCGCCATCAGCGGCTCCGTGGACACGCCCAACACCGGTCCCGCGCTGGCGGACCTGTGGACGGTGCTGCGCACCCTCGCCGCCGAGGGGCTGACGGACGCCGAGCGCGACGTCGCCGTGCAGAACCTGGTGGGGGTCGCGCCGCTCAAGTACGAGACGGCGGCGGCCGTCGCGGGCACGCTGGCCGACCAGGTCGAGCAGTACCTCCCGGACGACTTCCAGGCCCGGATGTACGAACGCCTCGCGCAGACCGGGACGGTGGAGGCCACCGCGGCCGTCGTGAACGCCTTCCCGGCCGACCGCCTGGTCACCGTGCTGGTCGGGGACGCCGCGGAGATCGCCGAGCCCGTCCGGACGCTCGGCATCGGCGAGGTGACGGTCGTCTCCGCCTGA
- a CDS encoding M16 family metallopeptidase, with translation MGHTAAQQAGTGGLTATEHRLANGLRVVLSEDHLTPVAAVCLWYDVGSRHEVKGRTGLAHLFEHLMFQGSAQVKGNGHFELVQGAGGSLNGTTSFERTNYFETMPAHQLELALWLEADRMGSLLTALDDESMENQRDVVKNERRQRYDNVPYGTAFERLTAMVYPEGHPYHHTPIGSMADLDATSLEDAREFFRTYYAPGNAVLAVVGDIDPERTLAWIEKYFGSIPAHDRKQPPRDGALPDVIGEQLRQVVREEVPSRALMAAYRLPHDGTREADAADLALTVLGGGESSRLHNRLVRHDRTAVAAGFGMLRLAGAPSLGWLDVKASAGAEVADIEAAVDEELARFALEGPTAQEMERAQAQLEREWLDRLATVSGRADELCRFAVLFGDPQLALTAVQRVLEVTPEEVRAVAQARLRPDNRAVLVYEPTGPQTAGADETGATEGAMVQEADVQEQETAQ, from the coding sequence ATGGGTCACACGGCCGCGCAACAGGCCGGCACCGGCGGCCTGACAGCGACCGAGCACCGCCTGGCCAACGGCTTGCGGGTGGTGCTCTCGGAGGACCACCTGACCCCGGTCGCGGCAGTCTGCCTCTGGTACGACGTCGGCTCGCGCCATGAGGTCAAGGGCCGCACCGGCCTCGCCCACCTCTTCGAGCACCTGATGTTCCAGGGCTCGGCGCAGGTGAAGGGCAACGGCCATTTCGAGCTGGTGCAGGGCGCCGGCGGCTCGCTCAACGGCACCACCAGCTTCGAGCGGACCAACTACTTCGAGACCATGCCCGCCCACCAGCTGGAGCTGGCGCTGTGGCTGGAAGCCGACCGGATGGGCTCGCTGCTCACCGCGCTCGACGACGAGTCCATGGAGAACCAGCGCGACGTCGTCAAGAACGAGCGCCGCCAGCGGTACGACAACGTGCCCTACGGCACCGCGTTCGAGCGGCTGACGGCGATGGTCTACCCCGAGGGCCACCCCTACCACCACACGCCCATCGGCTCGATGGCCGACCTGGACGCCACCTCCCTGGAGGACGCCCGGGAGTTCTTCCGCACGTACTACGCGCCCGGCAACGCCGTCCTCGCCGTGGTCGGCGACATCGACCCCGAGCGGACGCTGGCCTGGATCGAGAAGTACTTCGGGTCCATCCCCGCCCACGACCGCAAGCAGCCGCCGCGCGACGGCGCCCTGCCCGACGTCATCGGCGAGCAGCTCCGCCAGGTGGTCCGCGAGGAGGTGCCCTCGCGCGCCCTGATGGCCGCCTACCGCCTCCCGCACGACGGCACCCGGGAGGCGGACGCCGCCGACCTGGCGCTGACCGTCCTCGGCGGCGGCGAGTCCTCGCGGCTGCACAACCGCCTCGTCCGGCACGACCGCACCGCGGTCGCGGCGGGCTTCGGCATGCTGCGCCTGGCGGGCGCCCCCTCGCTGGGCTGGCTGGACGTCAAGGCGTCCGCCGGCGCCGAGGTCGCCGACATCGAGGCGGCCGTCGACGAGGAGCTGGCCCGCTTCGCCCTGGAGGGGCCCACCGCCCAGGAGATGGAGCGCGCCCAGGCCCAGCTGGAGCGCGAATGGCTGGACCGGCTGGCCACGGTCAGCGGACGCGCCGACGAACTCTGCCGCTTCGCCGTCCTCTTCGGCGACCCGCAGCTCGCCCTGACCGCGGTCCAGCGGGTCCTGGAGGTCACGCCGGAGGAGGTGCGGGCCGTCGCCCAGGCGCGGCTGCGCCCCGACAACCGCGCGGTGCTCGTCTACGAGCCGACCGGACCCCAGACCGCGGGCGCCGACGAGACCGGCGCCACCGAGGGCGCCATGGTGCAGGAAGCCGACGTACAGGAACAGGAGACGGCCCAGTGA
- a CDS encoding DNA gyrase/topoisomerase IV subunit A — protein sequence MARRSTKTPPPEEFEERILDIDVVDEMQGSFLEYAYSVIYSRALPDARDGLKPVQRRILFQMNEMGLRPERGYVKCARVVGEVMGKLHPHGDASIYDALVRMAQPFSMRVPLVDGHGNFGSLGNDDPPAAMRYTEARMASATSLMTESIDEDTVDFAANYDGSEQEPVALPAAYPNLLVNGTTGIAVGMATNMPPHNLGEVIAAARHLIKHPNADLDTLMRYVPGPDLPTGGRIVGLSGIRDAYETGRGTFKIRATVSVENVTARRKGLVVTELPFAVGPEKVISKIKDLVGAKKLQGIADVKDLTDRAHGLRLVIEIKNGFNPEAVLEQLYKLTPMEESFGINNVALVDGQPLTLGLKELLEVYVDHRFEVVRRRSEFRRGKRRDRLHLVEGLLVALVDIDEVIRIIRSSDNAAAAKASLVERFSLSEVQTQYILDTPLRRLTKFDRIELEDERTKLTSEIEELTKILDSDAELRKLVSSELADVAKKFGTDRRTVLLESAGATASAVPLQVADDPCRVLLSSTGLLARTATGEPFAPGAGETKRVKHDVIVSAVPATALGEVGVVTSDGRLLRVRVIDLPQLPETAAAPNLAGGAPLSEFLSLADDERVVCLTTLDESSPGLAIGTEQGVVKRVVPDYPANKDELEVISLKDGDRVVGAAELRTGDEDLVFITDDAQLLRYQAGQVRPQGRPAGGMAGVKLSSGAKVISFTAVDPAEDAVVFTVAGAAGGLPGAASEGTAKLTPFDQYPRKGRATGGVRCQRFLKGEDCLVLAWAGAAPARAAAANGTPVALPEPDPRRDGSGTPLAKPVAVVAGPV from the coding sequence ATGGCCCGCCGCAGCACGAAGACCCCGCCGCCGGAAGAGTTCGAGGAGCGCATCCTCGACATCGACGTCGTCGACGAGATGCAGGGCTCCTTCCTCGAGTACGCCTACTCCGTCATCTACTCCCGCGCCCTGCCCGACGCCCGCGACGGCCTGAAGCCGGTGCAGCGCCGCATCCTCTTCCAGATGAACGAGATGGGCCTGCGGCCCGAGCGCGGCTACGTGAAGTGCGCGCGCGTGGTCGGCGAGGTGATGGGCAAGCTGCACCCGCACGGTGACGCCTCCATCTACGACGCGCTGGTGCGCATGGCGCAGCCGTTCTCCATGCGCGTGCCGCTGGTCGACGGGCACGGCAACTTCGGCTCGCTCGGCAACGACGACCCGCCGGCCGCCATGCGGTATACCGAGGCCCGGATGGCGTCCGCGACCTCGCTGATGACGGAGTCGATCGACGAGGACACCGTCGACTTCGCGGCCAACTACGACGGCAGCGAGCAGGAGCCGGTCGCCCTGCCGGCCGCGTATCCGAACCTGCTGGTCAACGGCACCACGGGCATCGCGGTCGGCATGGCGACGAACATGCCGCCGCACAACCTGGGCGAGGTGATCGCCGCCGCCCGGCACCTGATCAAGCACCCGAACGCCGACCTCGACACCCTGATGAGGTACGTCCCCGGCCCCGACCTGCCCACGGGCGGCCGGATCGTCGGGCTGAGCGGCATCCGGGACGCGTACGAGACGGGCCGCGGCACCTTCAAGATCCGCGCCACCGTCTCCGTCGAGAACGTGACGGCCCGCCGCAAGGGCCTGGTGGTGACCGAGCTGCCGTTCGCGGTCGGCCCGGAGAAGGTCATCTCCAAGATCAAGGACCTGGTCGGCGCGAAGAAGCTCCAGGGCATCGCCGATGTGAAGGACCTCACGGACCGGGCCCACGGCCTGCGGCTGGTCATCGAGATCAAGAACGGCTTCAACCCCGAGGCCGTGCTGGAGCAGCTCTACAAGCTGACTCCGATGGAGGAGTCCTTCGGCATCAACAACGTCGCGCTGGTGGACGGCCAGCCGCTGACGCTGGGTCTGAAGGAGCTGCTGGAGGTCTACGTCGACCACCGCTTCGAGGTGGTCCGGCGGCGCAGCGAGTTCCGGCGCGGCAAGCGGCGCGACCGGCTTCACCTGGTCGAGGGTCTGCTGGTGGCGCTCGTTGACATCGACGAGGTCATCAGAATCATCCGATCGAGCGATAACGCCGCGGCGGCGAAGGCGTCACTCGTCGAGCGCTTCTCCCTCTCCGAGGTGCAGACGCAGTACATCCTCGACACCCCGCTGCGCCGGCTGACCAAGTTCGACCGGATCGAGCTGGAGGACGAGCGGACCAAGCTGACCTCGGAGATCGAGGAGCTGACGAAGATCCTCGATTCCGACGCCGAGCTGCGCAAGCTCGTCTCCTCCGAACTGGCCGACGTCGCCAAGAAGTTCGGCACCGACCGGCGCACGGTCCTGCTGGAGTCGGCGGGCGCCACGGCGTCGGCCGTCCCGCTCCAGGTCGCCGACGACCCGTGCCGGGTGCTGCTCTCCTCGACCGGCCTGCTGGCCCGCACCGCCACCGGCGAGCCGTTCGCGCCCGGCGCGGGCGAGACCAAGCGCGTGAAGCACGACGTGATCGTCTCGGCGGTGCCCGCCACCGCGCTGGGCGAGGTCGGCGTGGTGACCTCGGACGGGCGGCTGCTGCGGGTACGGGTGATCGACCTGCCGCAGTTGCCGGAGACGGCCGCGGCGCCCAACCTGGCCGGCGGCGCGCCCCTGTCGGAGTTCCTGTCGCTGGCGGACGACGAGCGGGTGGTCTGCCTGACCACGCTGGACGAGTCCTCGCCAGGGCTCGCCATCGGCACCGAGCAGGGCGTCGTCAAGCGCGTGGTCCCCGACTACCCGGCCAACAAGGACGAGCTGGAGGTCATCTCCCTCAAGGACGGCGACCGCGTCGTGGGCGCCGCCGAGTTGCGGACCGGGGACGAGGACCTGGTGTTCATCACCGACGACGCGCAGTTGCTGCGCTACCAGGCCGGGCAGGTGCGTCCGCAGGGCCGGCCCGCGGGCGGCATGGCGGGCGTCAAGCTGTCCTCCGGGGCGAAGGTGATCTCCTTCACCGCCGTCGACCCGGCGGAGGACGCGGTGGTCTTCACGGTGGCCGGGGCCGCGGGCGGCCTGCCCGGCGCGGCCTCCGAGGGAACGGCGAAGCTGACCCCGTTCGACCAGTACCCGCGCAAGGGCCGCGCCACCGGCGGTGTGCGCTGCCAGCGGTTCCTCAAGGGCGAGGACTGCCTGGTCCTGGCCTGGGCGGGGGCCGCTCCGGCCCGCGCCGCCGCGGCCAACGGCACGCCGGTGGCCCTGCCGGAGCCCGACCCGCGCCGCGACGGCTCGGGGACGCCGCTGGCCAAGCCGGTGGCGGTGGTGGCCGGACCGGTGTGA
- a CDS encoding CobW family GTP-binding protein produces MARRQIPVIVLAGFLGSGKTTLLNHLLAHSGGSRIGVVVNDFGSIEIDALSVAGQVDSMVSLGNGCLCCAVDTSELDGFLERLARPAARIDVIVIEASGLAEPEELVRMILASDNESIVYGGLAEVVDAAEFGRTRERHPELDRHLGIADLVVLNKTDRVTDAERQELEAVLAGLAPGTPVVASSHGRVDPELLFDRKPREDRLEAIRQLSFEDLAHEEHDHAHDGHLHAAYESVEFVSDDPLHPRRFMEFLDRRPEGLYRIKGFVYFGVPGHRQKFALHAVGDFLRMYRSPWARSERRLTQLVMIGSGVDGDALRAGLDACRDEAPRDADDHSMWGVLRYTQG; encoded by the coding sequence GTGGCCAGACGACAGATCCCCGTCATCGTGCTCGCGGGCTTCCTCGGCTCGGGCAAGACCACGCTGCTCAACCATCTGCTGGCACACAGCGGGGGCAGCCGGATCGGTGTGGTGGTCAACGACTTCGGCAGCATCGAGATCGACGCCCTGAGCGTGGCCGGCCAGGTGGACTCCATGGTGTCGCTCGGCAACGGCTGCCTGTGCTGCGCGGTCGACACCAGCGAGCTGGACGGCTTCCTGGAGCGGCTGGCCCGCCCGGCGGCCCGGATCGACGTCATCGTGATCGAGGCCAGCGGGCTGGCCGAGCCGGAGGAGCTGGTCCGGATGATCCTGGCCAGCGACAACGAGAGCATCGTGTACGGCGGTCTGGCCGAGGTGGTGGACGCCGCCGAGTTCGGCCGGACCCGTGAGCGGCACCCCGAGCTCGACCGGCACCTGGGCATCGCGGACCTGGTGGTGCTCAACAAGACGGACCGGGTGACCGACGCCGAGCGGCAGGAGCTCGAAGCGGTCCTCGCCGGGCTGGCGCCCGGCACCCCCGTCGTCGCCTCCTCGCACGGCCGGGTCGACCCCGAGTTGCTCTTCGACCGCAAGCCGCGCGAGGACCGCCTGGAGGCCATCCGGCAGCTCTCCTTCGAGGACCTGGCCCACGAGGAGCACGACCACGCGCACGACGGGCACCTGCACGCGGCGTACGAGAGCGTCGAGTTCGTCTCCGACGACCCCCTGCACCCCCGCCGCTTCATGGAGTTCCTGGACCGCAGGCCGGAAGGGCTCTACCGGATCAAGGGGTTCGTGTACTTCGGGGTGCCCGGGCACCGGCAGAAGTTCGCCCTGCACGCGGTCGGGGACTTCCTGCGGATGTACCGGTCGCCCTGGGCGCGGTCGGAGCGGCGCCTCACCCAGCTGGTCATGATCGGCAGTGGTGTCGACGGGGATGCCCTCCGGGCCGGCCTGGACGCCTGTCGCGACGAGGCACCGCGGGACGCCGACGACCACAGCATGTGGGGCGTCCTGCGGTACACCCAGGGCTGA
- a CDS encoding sucrase ferredoxin, with product MSTCATASRLLTEPLAGTAVTAPTWLLIEQPGPWGAKALTSSRLDPAVGRALEEAAAGTGVRVALIRRPGRHADCRPPAGRRIFVAHTAPGRSWIRTTELDDPALLLDLDLPALGAGHHDGLWEPYTGDPLALVCTNGKRDRCCALLGRPLAAELTAAGGTGVWEVTHIGGHRFAPTLFVLPFGYAYGRATAHGVKEVLEAAREGRVVTANCRGRSAWDRPAQAAELAVRALTGETDAKALDVAATTGSAPRHEVTVAHTDGRSWRVVVEQGAAEPPRPESCGRALGSPARMDVVAVVPLA from the coding sequence GTGAGCACGTGCGCCACCGCCTCCCGACTGCTGACCGAGCCCCTGGCCGGTACCGCCGTCACCGCCCCCACCTGGCTGCTGATCGAACAGCCCGGCCCCTGGGGCGCCAAGGCCCTCACCTCCAGTCGCCTCGACCCCGCCGTCGGCCGGGCCCTGGAAGAGGCGGCCGCTGGTACGGGCGTGCGGGTCGCCCTGATCCGCCGCCCCGGGCGGCACGCCGACTGCCGCCCGCCGGCCGGCCGCCGGATCTTCGTCGCGCACACGGCCCCCGGCCGCTCCTGGATCCGCACCACCGAACTCGACGACCCGGCGCTCCTCCTGGACCTGGACCTCCCCGCCCTCGGCGCCGGGCACCACGACGGACTGTGGGAGCCGTACACCGGCGATCCGCTCGCCCTGGTGTGCACCAACGGCAAGCGCGACCGCTGCTGCGCCCTGCTGGGCCGCCCGCTGGCGGCGGAACTGACGGCCGCCGGGGGCACCGGGGTCTGGGAGGTCACCCACATCGGCGGCCACCGCTTCGCGCCGACCCTCTTCGTGCTGCCCTTCGGCTACGCGTACGGCCGGGCCACCGCGCACGGCGTCAAGGAAGTGCTGGAAGCCGCGCGCGAGGGCCGTGTGGTGACCGCGAACTGCCGCGGCCGGTCCGCCTGGGACCGCCCCGCCCAGGCCGCCGAACTGGCCGTACGCGCCCTGACCGGCGAGACGGACGCGAAGGCCCTGGACGTGGCCGCCACCACCGGCTCCGCCCCTCGCCACGAGGTGACCGTGGCCCACACCGACGGCCGTTCCTGGCGGGTCGTCGTCGAACAGGGCGCCGCCGAGCCACCGCGCCCCGAGAGCTGCGGCCGGGCCCTCGGCTCACCGGCCCGCATGGACGTCGTCGCCGTCGTCCCGCTCGCCTGA
- a CDS encoding response regulator, with product MFEVLVVDDDFRVAEVNAAYVARVPGFRVRATAHNAAQAMAVLEREHVDLMLLDHSLPDETGLSLMGRVRQSGHPTDVIMVTAARDIATVRTAIRYGALQYLVKPFSFPGLRAKLEAYARLRLALDGTEEAEQEQVDRIFSTLRTTAVSPPLPKGHSAPTAELIRRVLRDAAHPLSAHEVATRAGLSRSTAQRYLKRLETSGRLSLTLRYGSTGRPEHRYTWSGR from the coding sequence ATGTTCGAAGTCCTCGTCGTGGACGACGACTTCCGTGTGGCGGAGGTCAACGCGGCGTATGTGGCACGGGTTCCGGGCTTCCGCGTACGGGCCACCGCCCACAACGCGGCCCAGGCCATGGCCGTTCTGGAACGCGAGCACGTCGACCTGATGCTGCTCGACCACTCCCTGCCGGACGAGACCGGCCTGTCGCTCATGGGCCGCGTCCGGCAGTCGGGGCATCCGACGGACGTCATCATGGTGACCGCGGCCCGGGACATCGCCACCGTCCGCACGGCCATCCGCTACGGAGCCCTGCAGTATCTCGTCAAACCGTTCTCCTTCCCCGGTCTGCGGGCGAAGCTGGAGGCGTACGCCCGGCTGCGCCTGGCCCTCGACGGCACGGAGGAGGCCGAGCAGGAACAGGTGGACCGGATCTTCTCCACCCTGCGGACGACCGCCGTCTCACCGCCGTTGCCCAAGGGCCACTCCGCCCCGACGGCGGAACTGATCCGCCGGGTGCTCCGCGACGCCGCACATCCCCTGTCCGCCCACGAGGTCGCGACCCGCGCCGGACTGAGCCGCTCCACCGCCCAGCGCTACCTCAAGCGCCTGGAGACGTCCGGCCGGCTGAGCCTGACCCTGCGCTACGGCTCCACGGGCCGCCCCGAACACCGCTACACCTGGTCCGGCCGCTGA
- a CDS encoding response regulator transcription factor, producing the protein MSGAGEAERSPARVLVVDDQTVVREGIVMLLGLLPGIEVIGSAGDGLEAVRLVAEHAPDVVLMDLRMPRCDGVEATRRIRENHPDTQVVVLTTFGDDDSLFPALQAGARGYLTKDAGGKEILRAIEDVRSGEAGLSPQVQRRLLERLATAAPVQAPRPYGALASSGPSADRRAAGSGGGPEALPDGLTAREAEVLALVAEGLSNTEIARRLHVSTATVKTHINNLFAKTGVRDRAQAVRYAFHHGIAGASGPGLRG; encoded by the coding sequence GTGAGCGGAGCAGGTGAGGCGGAACGGTCGCCGGCGCGGGTCCTGGTGGTGGACGACCAGACCGTGGTCCGTGAGGGGATCGTGATGCTGTTGGGGCTGTTGCCCGGCATCGAGGTCATCGGATCGGCGGGCGACGGGCTGGAGGCCGTGCGGCTCGTCGCCGAGCACGCCCCGGACGTGGTGCTGATGGATCTGCGCATGCCGCGCTGCGACGGCGTCGAGGCCACCCGGCGTATCCGCGAGAACCATCCGGACACCCAGGTCGTGGTGCTCACCACCTTCGGTGACGACGACTCGCTCTTCCCCGCGCTCCAGGCCGGGGCGCGGGGGTATCTCACCAAGGACGCCGGAGGGAAGGAGATCCTCCGGGCGATCGAGGACGTGAGGTCGGGGGAGGCGGGGCTCTCCCCGCAGGTGCAGCGGAGGCTGCTGGAGCGGCTGGCGACGGCGGCGCCCGTGCAGGCGCCCAGGCCGTACGGCGCGTTGGCGTCGTCCGGTCCGTCCGCCGATCGCCGGGCGGCGGGTTCCGGGGGAGGGCCGGAGGCGCTGCCCGACGGGCTGACCGCACGGGAGGCGGAGGTCCTGGCGCTGGTCGCCGAGGGGCTGTCGAACACGGAGATCGCCCGGCGGCTGCACGTCAGCACGGCCACGGTGAAGACGCACATCAACAACCTCTTCGCCAAGACCGGAGTACGGGATCGGGCGCAGGCCGTCCGGTACGCGTTCCACCATGGCATCGCGGGGGCTTCGGGGCCGGGTCTCCGGGGCTGA